The Paenibacillus macerans genome includes a window with the following:
- a CDS encoding NAD-dependent epimerase/dehydratase family protein: MTNAKVRKKIIVLGGDGFCGWPTSLRLSGLGHEVIIIDNLSRRRIDEECGTNSLTPIQSIDVRLRAWEEVSGNRIRFYRIDIAEEYDRLLSAIREEKPDVIIHFAEQRSAPYSMKSSLLKRYTVNNNVKATHHVLCAIVESGLDIHLIHLGTMGVYGYGSAGIRIPEGYLDIEVKTDNGDRVNQQILYPTNPGSIYHMTKSLDQLLFHYYNKNDRLRITDLHQGIVWGTNTPETQADERLINRFDYDGDYGTVLNRFLMQGAVGHPITVHGTGGQTRAFIHIQDTVRCLQLAVDHPPELGERVLIMNQMTETRRVIDQARIVSRLTGSEIAFVPNPRNEAAENELHVDNSHFISIGLVPVTLNEGLMMEVSEIAKKYAYRTDYSKIPAMSTWTKEQRPGNVHPRYADYCI; encoded by the coding sequence ATGACAAACGCAAAGGTTCGCAAAAAGATAATCGTTCTGGGGGGAGACGGTTTTTGCGGCTGGCCGACGAGCCTTCGCTTGTCCGGATTGGGACACGAAGTTATCATCATCGACAATCTCTCCAGGAGGAGAATTGACGAAGAATGCGGAACAAATTCATTAACCCCCATTCAGTCCATCGATGTTCGTTTAAGGGCATGGGAAGAAGTATCGGGGAATCGGATACGGTTTTATCGTATCGATATCGCGGAGGAGTACGATCGGTTGTTGTCCGCCATTCGTGAGGAGAAGCCGGATGTCATTATTCATTTTGCCGAGCAGCGGTCTGCGCCATACTCCATGAAGTCGTCCCTGCTCAAACGCTATACCGTCAACAATAACGTTAAAGCTACTCATCATGTTCTGTGTGCGATCGTTGAAAGCGGGCTGGATATCCACCTGATCCATTTGGGAACGATGGGGGTATACGGATACGGTTCGGCAGGAATTCGGATACCCGAAGGATATCTGGATATCGAGGTGAAGACGGATAACGGTGACAGGGTCAATCAACAAATTCTTTATCCGACAAATCCCGGTTCTATCTATCATATGACCAAATCGCTGGATCAGCTATTGTTCCATTATTACAACAAAAACGACCGGCTGCGAATAACCGATCTCCATCAGGGCATCGTCTGGGGAACGAATACTCCCGAAACGCAAGCCGATGAACGGCTGATCAACCGGTTTGATTATGATGGGGACTACGGGACGGTTCTGAACCGCTTTCTGATGCAGGGTGCCGTCGGCCATCCGATTACCGTGCACGGTACGGGGGGGCAAACAAGAGCATTCATTCATATTCAGGATACGGTGCGTTGTTTACAGCTTGCCGTCGACCATCCTCCGGAACTTGGCGAGCGCGTTCTGATCATGAATCAAATGACGGAGACCCGGCGGGTAATCGATCAGGCTCGGATTGTCAGCAGGCTGACGGGAAGCGAAATTGCCTTTGTTCCCAATCCGCGGAACGAGGCCGCCGAAAATGAGCTTCATGTGGATAACAGCCATTTTATATCCATAGGACTTGTTCCCGTTACGCTGAACGAAGGGCTGATGATGGAAGTCAGCGAAATCGCCAAAAAATACGCATATCGCACTGATTATTCCAAGATTCCCGCGATGAGCACATGGACAAAGGAGCAGCGTCCAGGGAATGTTCATCCTCGATACGCGGACTATTGCATCTAG
- a CDS encoding TetR/AcrR family transcriptional regulator has protein sequence MGKGEETRKKILKSALNLFSTRGYEQTSIRDIAIEVNIKAPSIYAYFLSKEELFINVSHFAMKEYTIFVQDHSFIMEDQSVEKKLYDFMKSLSDYFSENEFGRFINRCFTLPPEQFKEKLVQLYLESEEEIKKVLLKILSTDAEKFIPIDFILASFFCNLDGMLLYRVNYSREHYEKRLEEIWQVFWRGIQK, from the coding sequence GTGGGCAAAGGTGAAGAAACAAGAAAAAAAATACTAAAGAGTGCTCTAAACTTATTCTCTACTAGAGGTTATGAACAAACGTCTATCCGAGATATCGCCATAGAAGTAAATATTAAAGCCCCTTCCATATATGCCTATTTCTTAAGTAAAGAAGAGTTATTTATTAATGTAAGTCATTTTGCAATGAAGGAATATACCATTTTTGTACAGGATCATTCCTTCATCATGGAAGATCAATCCGTTGAAAAGAAATTATATGACTTCATGAAATCTTTAAGCGATTACTTTTCCGAAAATGAGTTTGGACGCTTCATAAATAGGTGTTTTACTTTACCACCTGAACAATTTAAAGAGAAATTAGTTCAACTTTATCTAGAAAGTGAAGAAGAAATTAAAAAAGTGCTATTAAAAATTTTAAGCACTGATGCTGAAAAATTTATACCCATAGACTTCATTTTAGCCTCTTTTTTCTGCAACCTGGATGGAATGCTTCTCTATAGAGTGAATTACTCTCGAGAGCATTACGAAAAAAGACTGGAAGAAATCTGGCAAGTGTTTTGGCGAGGAATTCAAAAGTGA
- a CDS encoding excinuclease ABC subunit UvrA: MILNLRQGEKKMIQKKTDDAIEIVGASENNLKHIDLTIPKEKLVVFVGVSGSGKSSLAFDTIAVESSRQWQASYPLYLRNKMPQYERPAVEYIHNLTPSIVVDQKPLGTNARSTVGTATDVAPLIRLLFSRVGHPSAGGATAYSFNHPLGMCPTCTGLGACLELHEDSLFDQERTIRQGGIRFSQFSAGWQSRLYLGNPFLDQDKKLKDFNDEEWEILRYGTKEPLKIELTSNNTGKSDKVDYEGVIPRFRRLYLNRDISTLKKSLQNEIMSFVQTRPCTDCKGTGLNPNALASKINNYNIADYYDMQVSDLLPILRKINTPVGASIAKQIADSLSHMVEVGLGYLTLSRRTDTLSGGEIQRLKMIRHLGSNLSNITYIFDEPTAGLHPDDAKRIAALLLKLRDKHNSVLVVEHSRSMIELADEVVELGPQAGYHGGHLVFQGSVESLKMADTQTAQALREPVILNRSPRSWKDAFRIENATMNNLKQISVSIPKGVLTVVSGVAGSGKSSLIRKEFVTRYPESVVIDQKPIGTSSRSTPATYTGIMDEIRKLFAKENGVGPEWFSSNSKGACPVCNGTGEIKPDVAFADAVAIICEECGGGRFNPEALSFRYFGKNIQEVLALTIDQALNFFSEKKIITRLKSLQDVGLGYMTLGQSTSTFSGGENQRLKLASELHKKGNIYVLDEPSTGLHHQDIKRLVALFDQLVNQGNTVIIVEHRLEMIALADWVIDLGPYGGNEGGRVVFSGTPVDLMECNESVTAHYLRSAVNNT; this comes from the coding sequence GTGATTTTGAATTTAAGGCAGGGTGAAAAGAAAATGATACAGAAAAAAACAGATGATGCCATTGAAATTGTGGGTGCATCCGAAAATAACTTGAAGCATATTGATCTGACCATACCCAAAGAAAAATTAGTGGTTTTCGTAGGCGTATCCGGTTCGGGAAAAAGTTCTCTGGCTTTTGATACGATCGCAGTGGAGAGCAGCCGGCAATGGCAGGCATCCTATCCTCTTTATTTGAGAAATAAAATGCCGCAATATGAGCGTCCTGCAGTAGAATATATTCATAACCTTACTCCGTCTATCGTTGTGGACCAAAAACCATTAGGTACAAACGCCCGTTCTACAGTAGGAACGGCTACGGATGTAGCTCCCTTAATCCGCCTTCTGTTCTCGCGTGTAGGACATCCAAGTGCAGGGGGGGCTACAGCTTATTCTTTTAATCACCCATTAGGCATGTGTCCTACATGTACGGGTCTTGGAGCATGTTTGGAACTCCATGAGGACAGCCTTTTTGACCAAGAGAGAACGATTCGACAAGGCGGAATCCGTTTCAGCCAATTTTCTGCTGGTTGGCAAAGTCGATTATACTTAGGCAATCCATTTCTGGATCAAGATAAAAAACTGAAGGACTTTAATGATGAAGAGTGGGAGATCCTTCGATACGGCACAAAAGAACCATTAAAAATAGAGTTGACCTCCAACAATACCGGTAAATCAGACAAAGTGGACTATGAGGGAGTGATCCCCCGTTTTCGCAGACTCTATCTCAATCGGGATATTTCCACCTTAAAAAAGAGTCTGCAAAATGAAATTATGTCCTTTGTGCAAACGCGTCCTTGCACGGACTGTAAAGGTACAGGACTGAATCCAAATGCTCTGGCATCCAAAATTAATAACTATAATATTGCGGATTACTATGATATGCAAGTAAGTGATTTGCTTCCGATCCTGCGAAAAATCAATACCCCGGTAGGTGCTTCAATCGCCAAGCAAATCGCGGATAGCTTAAGCCACATGGTTGAGGTGGGGTTAGGATATCTGACCCTGTCGCGAAGAACAGACACGCTATCCGGCGGGGAAATTCAACGTCTGAAAATGATACGTCATTTAGGAAGCAATTTAAGCAACATCACTTATATTTTTGATGAGCCTACTGCCGGACTTCACCCTGACGATGCCAAACGGATTGCTGCATTACTTTTAAAGCTGCGCGATAAACATAACTCCGTTCTTGTCGTTGAGCACAGCCGAAGCATGATCGAACTCGCGGATGAGGTTGTAGAGCTGGGGCCGCAAGCAGGTTATCATGGCGGGCATCTTGTTTTTCAGGGAAGCGTTGAATCTCTCAAAATGGCGGATACGCAAACCGCCCAAGCATTGCGGGAGCCAGTCATTCTAAACCGGTCACCTCGATCATGGAAAGATGCATTCCGGATCGAAAATGCCACGATGAACAATTTAAAGCAAATATCCGTTTCCATCCCCAAAGGTGTATTAACGGTTGTTAGCGGTGTAGCAGGCTCCGGTAAAAGCAGCTTAATTCGCAAGGAATTTGTTACACGTTATCCGGAATCCGTTGTTATTGATCAAAAACCTATCGGTACCTCATCTCGGTCTACTCCGGCAACCTATACCGGAATCATGGATGAGATCCGTAAATTATTTGCAAAGGAAAATGGGGTCGGCCCGGAATGGTTCAGCTCAAACTCAAAAGGGGCATGTCCCGTATGTAATGGTACAGGTGAAATAAAGCCTGACGTTGCGTTTGCGGATGCCGTAGCCATTATCTGTGAAGAATGCGGTGGAGGTCGTTTTAATCCCGAAGCTTTGAGCTTTAGATATTTTGGGAAAAATATTCAAGAGGTGCTGGCGCTCACCATTGATCAGGCCCTAAACTTTTTCTCAGAGAAAAAAATCATAACCCGATTAAAAAGTCTACAAGACGTTGGTCTAGGCTATATGACGCTCGGTCAGTCTACGAGCACCTTTTCCGGCGGAGAAAACCAGAGATTAAAACTGGCCAGCGAGCTTCACAAAAAAGGGAACATTTATGTGCTTGATGAACCGTCAACAGGGCTGCATCATCAGGATATCAAGCGGTTGGTGGCGTTATTTGATCAGCTCGTAAATCAAGGAAATACCGTAATCATCGTGGAGCACCGGTTGGAGATGATCGCATTGGCTGATTGGGTCATCGATTTAGGGCCTTATGGCGGAAATGAAGGGGGACGAGTCGTATTCAGCGGAACACCCGTCGATTTAATGGAATGCAATGAGTCGGTTACGGCACATTATCTAAGATCAGCAGTAAATAATACGTAA
- a CDS encoding molybdopterin-dependent oxidoreductase: protein MIDPIYSQTAELADLYIQIKPRTDGVLAMLLVKLLNEKHALDPSFIEKHTVGFPDFMDSVNRLDKQQCLDACGIQERSIEILAGWLQHAKSAAHIVGSGLQRHPIGKQHIQSIASLAAARGDLGKQGGGILLRSRKSRLFNNQMIFNAGQNGTRHRLLRITDLFNESVSLAPPIDLLWITSANPMHQAAYSKRFANYLGTVPVVVTVDQYFTATTKMSNLILPTTTHFEELDIVPSFWHDSIALNEQAIAPYFQSKSEWTMMRNLAARLQKEHPDLCSFPLHASEEEYLNAQFNQEVFEHYRIRSISDLRGKIATPDSPAHVCDNIMVKKPAEKYPFYAFDAEQIELQLATPHTKENKGFESYPFLLLTSRNAYTFHSHHLQHLFDEEEAFISIHPKAGAEHRISNGEIVKIYNDQFCLLVKAVYSDKVPSDILLFHAGTNSGIERKLDPMAKWTPDKRTETVRLPGETEMFDTFVTVAALK from the coding sequence GTGATTGATCCTATTTACTCCCAAACCGCCGAATTGGCCGATCTATATATACAAATCAAACCCCGTACCGATGGTGTCCTTGCCATGTTGCTAGTAAAGCTGCTAAATGAGAAGCATGCACTTGATCCTTCATTTATTGAAAAGCACACTGTAGGCTTCCCGGATTTTATGGACTCCGTAAACCGATTGGACAAACAACAATGCCTTGATGCCTGTGGAATTCAAGAACGATCCATAGAAATATTGGCAGGATGGTTGCAACATGCCAAGTCTGCCGCACATATTGTCGGCTCTGGTTTACAACGACATCCTATTGGAAAACAACATATACAATCCATCGCATCCTTGGCCGCTGCTCGCGGTGATCTCGGGAAACAAGGCGGCGGAATTTTGCTTCGCAGCCGCAAAAGCAGGCTTTTTAATAATCAAATGATTTTTAATGCAGGCCAAAATGGCACTCGGCATCGCCTCCTGAGAATCACGGATCTTTTCAATGAAAGTGTGTCCCTAGCGCCGCCAATTGATCTGCTTTGGATAACCAGCGCTAATCCAATGCATCAAGCAGCCTACTCTAAACGATTTGCAAATTACCTTGGGACCGTACCGGTTGTCGTCACTGTGGATCAATACTTTACGGCGACAACCAAAATGTCCAATCTTATCTTGCCCACAACGACACACTTTGAAGAATTGGATATCGTGCCAAGTTTTTGGCATGATAGCATTGCGTTGAATGAACAGGCCATTGCTCCCTACTTTCAAAGTAAAAGTGAATGGACGATGATGCGAAATTTAGCTGCCAGATTACAAAAAGAGCATCCGGATTTATGCTCTTTTCCCTTGCATGCCAGTGAAGAAGAATACTTAAATGCCCAGTTTAATCAAGAAGTTTTCGAGCATTATCGGATACGATCAATCTCGGATTTACGGGGGAAAATAGCTACTCCCGACTCTCCCGCACATGTCTGCGATAACATTATGGTGAAGAAACCTGCAGAAAAGTATCCGTTTTACGCGTTCGATGCAGAGCAAATTGAGCTGCAATTGGCCACGCCTCACACAAAAGAAAATAAGGGATTTGAAAGCTATCCGTTCCTATTGCTTACCTCACGAAATGCATATACTTTTCACTCGCATCATCTTCAACATTTATTTGATGAGGAAGAAGCGTTTATAAGCATCCATCCAAAAGCTGGAGCGGAACATCGCATTTCTAACGGGGAAATCGTAAAAATCTATAATGATCAGTTTTGCCTGCTGGTCAAGGCCGTCTATAGCGACAAAGTCCCATCGGATATTCTGCTGTTTCATGCAGGAACGAATTCTGGCATAGAAAGAAAGCTAGACCCTATGGCAAAGTGGACTCCAGACAAAAGGACAGAGACTGTTCGGTTGCCCGGTGAAACTGAAATGTTCGATACATTTGTTACTGTCGCAGCTTTGAAATAA
- a CDS encoding MarR family transcriptional regulator: MSRMKPELLDQIEALIHQISEDDHEEEEWHEILTGEDWKYQNKVNVTECHVIDYIGKNRLTNAVGIATALNMTKGSISKITTRLLEKGFIESHRMEGNRKELFFTLTRSGGEVYKLHEKLHEQARNKLDAAISTFTQEELIVIHRFIHILRDTI, from the coding sequence ATGTCAAGGATGAAACCGGAATTGTTGGACCAGATTGAAGCGTTAATCCATCAAATTAGCGAGGATGACCATGAAGAAGAGGAATGGCATGAGATTTTAACGGGCGAGGATTGGAAGTATCAGAATAAAGTGAACGTTACGGAATGTCACGTTATCGATTATATCGGGAAGAATAGACTGACCAATGCCGTTGGGATCGCCACAGCCTTAAATATGACGAAAGGAAGTATTTCCAAAATAACGACCCGCTTACTGGAGAAAGGGTTTATTGAGTCCCATCGGATGGAGGGGAATCGGAAGGAGCTCTTTTTCACCCTCACTCGGAGCGGAGGAGAAGTTTACAAGCTTCACGAAAAGCTGCATGAACAAGCTCGCAACAAGCTGGATGCGGCGATAAGCACCTTCACGCAGGAAGAACTGATTGTAATTCACCGGTTTATTCATATTCTCAGAGATACAATTTAG
- a CDS encoding PTS sugar transporter subunit IIA: protein MGVNRINHNQLGGAIAGGYHASAVALVPKSLLTFPAFVGPGFIGYAVGFGAAFVLSVILTYLVGFDDPVEENADKVPAGSTARGAAAIERQQASDLQIYDKQEILSPLKGRIVPLTEMEDEAFASLAMGKGAAILPSEGKLYAPADGTVALVFRTGHAYSVVTEDGAELLIHIGVNTVKLKGQYFISHVKQGDTVKAGDLLAELVESVQAIFAELAKEN, encoded by the coding sequence TTGGGAGTAAATAGGATCAATCACAACCAGCTCGGCGGCGCGATTGCCGGCGGTTATCACGCGTCCGCGGTGGCGCTCGTCCCCAAAAGCCTCCTGACCTTTCCAGCTTTTGTCGGCCCGGGTTTTATCGGCTACGCGGTCGGGTTTGGGGCAGCTTTTGTCCTCAGTGTGATTTTGACGTATTTGGTTGGCTTCGACGATCCTGTGGAAGAGAATGCGGATAAGGTACCGGCAGGATCAACCGCTCGGGGAGCTGCAGCTATTGAACGGCAACAAGCGTCGGATTTGCAAATCTATGACAAGCAAGAAATCCTCAGCCCGTTAAAAGGGCGGATCGTCCCCTTAACCGAAATGGAGGATGAGGCTTTCGCTTCGTTGGCGATGGGGAAAGGGGCGGCCATCCTTCCTTCCGAAGGCAAGCTGTATGCGCCGGCAGACGGCACCGTGGCGCTTGTCTTCCGAACGGGGCACGCGTACAGCGTGGTGACGGAGGATGGAGCTGAGCTGCTGATTCATATCGGGGTTAATACCGTAAAGCTGAAAGGCCAGTATTTCATCTCGCATGTCAAACAAGGCGATACGGTCAAAGCGGGCGATCTATTGGCGGAATTGGTGGAAAGTGTACAGGCCATTTTTGCTGAATTGGCAAAAGAAAATTAA